AACGGCTACATCATGCTTCGGTAAATAGTCGATCAGTTTATCCAGATCGAATCGGCTGGAAGCTGTACCAACGCCCGCCCGTTGGCCGTCGATCGCATTACAGGCTTGTTCATAGTGATTGGCCTGCGGAATCATGAGAGCAGGCTTGCCAAGATAGGCTGCTTCACAAACCGATTCAAACCCGGCCGTTGTCACAATCGCTTTGCAATGGGCCATAAATTCCAGAAAACGCTTTCCATCGATGGCATGAAAGGTGAGCGTGTCGTCAACTTTCTGGTCGGGTAGGGTAGCGCCCGAATGGAAACCATCCATAGGGATTTCGGGGTGCTGTTCGTGAGCTTTTAACAACTCAGTTTTAAGGCCTGGTTGCGTAACGTAAGCCAGCAGCGAATGGCCCTCGGTGGGTTTCAACTCCGTAACTTCCTGCCGAAGCAGAGGAGGGACTACCCGCACACGCTGGTTAGGTTCATCGGGCTGTTTATCGAAGGATAGGGCCAAGAGTTCATTGGCCCCGAAACAAGTGAGCCGGGTATTGATTTTAAACGCCTGTCGGTAGAACCACTGCCCTTTGGGGCATTGAAAATTAGTGTGGAAAGCCATGTACTGATGGGCGATACACACCATAGGTACCGATGGGCGCAACAGGGCGTACGTCATACCACCCAGCATTTCATAGAAATTGACCACTACATCAGGCTGATGCGTTTCGATCATGGCGCGAACCTGCTTCAGACTACGCCAGAATGGCCGTATGGTCCTGATGGCTTTCAGCGTTGTTTTGAAGGGCTCAAGCGCGTTCGTCTTCGCATTATACACCAGACCAGG
This window of the Spirosoma aerolatum genome carries:
- a CDS encoding glycosyltransferase family protein, producing the protein MRVLFIIQGEGRGHLTQALSLHQMLKQAGHDVIGAIVGVTAERDVPTFFSSAFTAPVTPIFSPGLVYNAKTNALEPFKTTLKAIRTIRPFWRSLKQVRAMIETHQPDVVVNFYEMLGGMTYALLRPSVPMVCIAHQYMAFHTNFQCPKGQWFYRQAFKINTRLTCFGANELLALSFDKQPDEPNQRVRVVPPLLRQEVTELKPTEGHSLLAYVTQPGLKTELLKAHEQHPEIPMDGFHSGATLPDQKVDDTLTFHAIDGKRFLEFMAHCKAIVTTAGFESVCEAAYLGKPALMIPQANHYEQACNAIDGQRAGVGTASSRFDLDKLIDYLPKHDVAVSEQFRAWHAQGYFMFMAALNRTQMPASGPSGGFFWTRMRHLLR